The Diadema setosum chromosome 1, eeDiaSeto1, whole genome shotgun sequence genome has a window encoding:
- the LOC140232396 gene encoding uncharacterized protein → YDVDYDVDGYDEVLLESFEENQRQNENVGEVNSCKQTAKELRNKGETYVSTKSKRKITGRKYLPFDKCTVEVCQRRKLACRQINDDKRKELRESFYNLGNLEQQRQWISSHVTCTPLQKSGRKKKRLEYFLPSPNRPGQKVKVCRKMFLATLALNDRQVRTVLQKAQNMTGVLEGERRGGKRRDYKEKHDKVKAHLGRFPRVPSHYCRAHTSCTYVSPDLTKVKMYKLFVKEHGRIVSLSFYKSIMRDMHIKIHKPKKDLCGLCSNFHNAEGEQKQLLKEKFDAHRGEIEKVRNVKSTSKERALTTDNHSCGVFDLQQVLYLPKSNRNELFYRRRLACYNLTIYDMSTRDGICYLSNETLTKRGSNEIASYVLDYLRLQDANGKQTVDLFCDGCCGQNKNSVLPSMALCFLAQSKCVDTVTFHFFETCHGQSECDSIHSHVEQHVNRSVEVMHPAHLASLIKHSRSNPAPYVVKCVETKDILDWKGKSQRQGLLRTRTSDEGVSVDWTAFKQVQVRKKCPDKIFFKMSHLDDAFLTLSFGQSRRPRPVEDPGKVPGQAYETRPRLSAAKYQDLVSLCHGPTPVVNQPDLVEFYENLPHC, encoded by the coding sequence TATGATGTAGACTATGATGTAGACGGGTATGATGAGGTCCTCTTAGAGAGTTTTGAAGAGAACCAaaggcaaaatgaaaatgttggagAAGTAAACTCTTGCAAACAAACAGCTAAAGAGTTAAGAAACAAGGGGGAAACATATGTATCGACAAAATCCAAGAGAAAGATCACAGGAAGAAAGTATCTTCCGTTTGACAAGTGTACAGTAGAAGTATGTCAGCGCAGAAAGCTTGCATGTAGGCAAATAAATGATGACAAACGGAAAGAACTGAGAGAATCTTTTTACAATCTTGGCAATTTGGAACAGCAGAGACAGTGGATCTCAAGTCATGTAACATGCACTCCCCTTCAAAAGtcagggagaaagaaaaagcgCCTTGAGTATTTCCTCCCTAGTCCTAATAGGCCAGGTCAAAAGGTGAAGGTTTGTCGCAAGATGTTCCTAGCTACTCTAGCACTAAATGACAGGCAGGTGAGGACAGTGCTTCAGAAAGCACAAAACATGACAGGGGTGCTCGAAGGTGAGAGAAGAGGGGGCAAAAGACGGGATTACAAAGAAAAGCATGACAAGGTAAAGGCTCATCTTGGGAGATTTCCACGAGTACCGTCTCACTATTGCCGCGCCCACACTTCATGTACGTACGTATCCCCTGACCTTACCAAggtgaaaatgtacaaattgtTCGTGAAAGAGCATGGCAGGATTGTGTCTCTCAGCTTTTACAAAAGCATCATGAGAGATATGCACATTAAGATCCATAAGCCGAAGAAGGACCTGTGTGGGCTTTGTTCTAACTTCCACAATGCAGAGGGTGAGCAAAAGCAGTTGCTCAAGGAAAAATTTGATGCACACAGAGGTGAAATAGAGAAAGTGAGAAATGTCAAATCAACAAGCAAAGAAAGAGCCCTAACAACTGACAACCATAGTTGTGGTGTTTTTGATCTCCAGCAGGTGCTATACCTCCCTAAGTCCAATCGTAACGAATTGTTCTACAGACGTAGGCTCGCATGTTACAATCTGACCATTTATGACATGAGCACAAGGGATGGCATATGTTATCTCTCCAATGAAACACTAACAAAACGAGGATCGAATGAAATTGCTTCCTATGTTCTGGACTATCTGAGGCTTCAGGATGCAAATGGTAAGCAGACAGTTGATCTGTTTTGTGACGGATGTTGCGgccaaaacaaaaactcagttCTTCCGTCAATGGCTCTTTGTTTCCTTGCCCAGTCAAAATGTGTAGACACAGTGACCTTTCACTTTTTCGAGACATGTCATGGACAGTCAGAGTGTGACTCGATTCACTCACATGTTGAGCAACACGTCAATAGGTCAGTAGAAGTAATGCATCCGGCACACCTTGCTAGTCTCATCAAGCATTCACGATCGAACCCTGCACCTTACGTGGTCAAATGTGTAGAGACAAAGGACATCCTTGACTGGAAAGGTAAGTCACAAAGACAGGGCTTGTTGAGAACCAGAACATCTGATGAAGGAGTCTCAGTGGACTGGACAGCGTTCAAGCAGGTACAGGTAAGGAAGAAGTGTCCTGACAAAATCTTCTTCAAGATGTCACATCTTGATGATGCGTTCTTGACACTTTCCTTTGGTCAAAGTCGTAGACCAAGGCCTGTTGAGGATCCAGGGAAAGTTCCTGGACAAGCCTATGAGACTAGACCTAGACTCTCTGCTGCAAAGTATCAAGACTTGGTGAGTTTGTGTCATGGACCTACACCCGTAGTGAATCAGCCTGACTTGGTTGAATTCTATGAAAATCTGCCCCATTGTTAA